A genomic region of Desulfosarcina ovata subsp. ovata contains the following coding sequences:
- a CDS encoding lipid biosynthesis B12-binding/radical SAM protein, with amino-acid sequence MNVLLISANQLNEPYPVYPLGLDYVAGALADRHRVGILDLNQTASMTDLETAIRDSVPDVVGISLRNADNTDVSQPVGFMAGYSELVQTIRRATAAPIVLGGSGFTIFPTETMEALQADYGIMGEGERLPLLLDALSRDDDPAAVEGVVVRGRPAKTPSPWPSATLRRFDPHGDHLDYYLKTGGILNLQTKRGCPFRCVYCTYPHIEGHRMRLLDPPSIARTAVKLQDAGARYLFVTDSAFNADPAHSIEVARALRKAGLAIPWGAFFAPTAPTPDYFRIMADCGLSHVEFGTESLSNPVLAAYGKPFNRQAVLDAHRMAREAGLHTAHYLLFGGPGETGRTLTETLDHVERLERCVVFMFCGMRIYPHTRLYDLAVAQGQIRAGQNLVSPVFYRSPDIDATRIMETIHARSRGRINWVVGAGSPETTTITARMYRKGYSGPLWEYLCR; translated from the coding sequence ATGAACGTACTGCTGATTTCCGCCAACCAGCTGAACGAGCCCTATCCGGTGTACCCGCTGGGACTGGATTACGTGGCCGGCGCCCTTGCCGACCGGCACCGGGTGGGCATCCTCGACCTGAACCAAACGGCCTCCATGACCGACCTGGAAACCGCCATCCGTGACAGTGTGCCGGACGTCGTCGGCATCTCCCTGCGCAACGCCGACAACACGGATGTCTCCCAGCCCGTGGGCTTCATGGCCGGGTATTCCGAGCTCGTTCAGACCATTCGGCGCGCTACCGCAGCGCCCATCGTCCTGGGAGGCAGCGGCTTCACGATTTTCCCCACCGAAACCATGGAGGCCCTTCAGGCCGACTACGGTATCATGGGCGAGGGCGAACGCCTGCCGCTGCTGCTGGATGCCCTGTCCCGCGACGACGACCCGGCCGCCGTCGAGGGGGTCGTGGTCCGCGGCCGGCCGGCGAAGACGCCATCGCCTTGGCCGTCTGCGACCCTGCGCCGCTTCGATCCCCATGGGGATCATCTCGATTACTATCTGAAAACAGGCGGCATCCTGAACCTGCAGACCAAGCGCGGCTGCCCGTTTCGCTGTGTCTACTGCACCTACCCGCACATCGAAGGCCACCGCATGCGCCTTCTCGATCCGCCATCGATTGCCCGCACCGCAGTAAAGCTCCAGGATGCCGGTGCCCGCTACCTGTTTGTCACCGATTCGGCCTTCAACGCCGATCCGGCACACAGCATCGAGGTTGCCCGGGCCTTGCGCAAGGCCGGCCTGGCAATTCCCTGGGGAGCGTTCTTCGCGCCCACGGCACCGACACCGGACTATTTCCGGATCATGGCCGATTGCGGGCTCAGCCATGTGGAATTCGGCACCGAATCCCTCAGCAACCCGGTGCTGGCGGCTTACGGCAAACCGTTCAACCGGCAGGCCGTGCTCGACGCCCACCGCATGGCCCGGGAGGCCGGTCTGCACACGGCCCACTATCTTCTGTTCGGTGGGCCAGGAGAAACCGGCCGGACCCTAACGGAGACCCTGGATCACGTCGAAAGGCTGGAGCGTTGCGTGGTGTTCATGTTCTGCGGCATGCGCATCTACCCGCACACCCGCCTGTACGACCTGGCCGTGGCCCAGGGCCAGATCCGGGCCGGCCAGAATCTGGTATCGCCGGTATTTTACCGGTCGCCCGACATCGACGCCACCAGAATCATGGAAACGATCCATGCCCGCAGCCGGGGACGGATCAACTGGGTGGTCGGCGCCGGCAGCCCGGAAACGACCACGATCACGGCCCGAATGTACCGCAAGGGGTACAGCGGCCCCTTGTGGGAATATCTGTGTCGCTGA
- a CDS encoding 3-hydroxyacyl-ACP dehydratase FabZ family protein, producing the protein MKIRTMPDSTDRVAEATIAPDSPWFDGHFPNQPVLPGIAQLEMVFDLIRRYASRPLRIAEVSRVRFKRMIVPEDRVTIVATPRPANANVYTFRLEKADGLVTTGTMTVETTTEETDN; encoded by the coding sequence ATGAAAATTCGCACTATGCCTGACTCCACCGACCGGGTCGCCGAGGCGACCATCGCCCCGGACTCGCCCTGGTTCGACGGGCATTTCCCCAACCAGCCGGTGCTGCCGGGCATTGCCCAGCTGGAGATGGTCTTCGACCTGATCCGGCGGTACGCGTCCCGGCCCCTTCGGATTGCCGAAGTGAGCCGCGTGCGCTTCAAACGGATGATTGTCCCGGAAGACCGGGTGACGATTGTGGCCACGCCCCGGCCGGCCAACGCCAACGTATACACCTTTCGCCTGGAAAAGGCGGACGGTCTGGTCACCACGGGAACCATGACAGTGGAAACAACCACTGAAGAAACGGATAATTGA
- a CDS encoding acyl carrier protein, with protein MQAGSNTDNITLRIAEIMIDELKLEDVTPETFDPDMDLVDEVGIDSMDLATVALVLRDEYAVRIDEDDYPKLTTIRLIATYIQDKLDSAAA; from the coding sequence ATGCAAGCTGGCAGCAACACGGATAACATTACCCTTCGGATTGCCGAAATCATGATTGATGAGCTCAAGCTGGAGGACGTCACCCCCGAAACCTTCGACCCGGACATGGATCTGGTGGACGAGGTGGGCATCGACAGCATGGATCTGGCCACGGTGGCGCTGGTTCTGCGCGACGAATACGCCGTTCGCATCGATGAAGACGACTACCCCAAATTGACCACCATTCGCCTGATCGCGACGTACATCCAGGACAAACTCGATTCCGCTGCCGCCTGA
- a CDS encoding radical SAM protein — translation MSHQRVEQPASGSASEPLQYKFADLIADPVVRDRWEQVRRYFFLRESTYDMTRRCNIRCNGCYYYEGEKQHAVENSDLEQWRRLMQAEKARGITFVVLAGAEPSLVPERCQVCFDEIPLGAIATNGLKRIPGEIGYRLHISVWGDDETSYRTRGAKEMLVRQTDNYRSDPRAIFVYTFTPDNIDQAETVTRLLAREGCQVTFNMFSAPVGYTGDLRHTPNSLSRTRQAMLDLMVRYPQTVVYSRYNAVAHTHRLGLHDLYGCSYPRRNPSTDVGLGRSFRQYRTDLGWDREAACCVPDTDCSDCRHYAAGSAVVTARLFRHATDPDTFRSWLDYVDTYLAVWVRDYPRGANLSQNLVSPPGFDLI, via the coding sequence GTGAGTCATCAGCGTGTAGAACAACCGGCCTCCGGTTCCGCATCGGAGCCCCTTCAATACAAATTTGCCGACCTGATCGCCGATCCGGTGGTCCGCGACCGCTGGGAACAGGTGCGGCGCTACTTCTTTCTGCGCGAATCCACCTACGACATGACCCGGCGGTGCAATATCCGCTGCAATGGCTGCTACTACTATGAAGGCGAAAAGCAGCATGCCGTTGAAAATTCGGATCTGGAGCAGTGGCGCAGGCTCATGCAGGCGGAAAAGGCGCGCGGCATCACCTTTGTGGTACTGGCCGGCGCCGAGCCGTCCCTGGTTCCCGAGCGATGCCAGGTCTGCTTTGACGAGATTCCCCTGGGCGCCATTGCCACCAACGGGTTGAAACGGATTCCCGGAGAGATCGGCTACCGGCTTCACATCTCCGTGTGGGGTGACGACGAAACCAGTTACCGGACCCGCGGCGCAAAAGAGATGCTGGTCCGGCAGACCGACAACTACCGCAGTGATCCCCGGGCCATCTTCGTTTACACCTTTACGCCGGACAACATCGACCAGGCGGAAACGGTGACCCGGCTGCTGGCCCGGGAGGGATGCCAGGTGACCTTCAACATGTTCTCGGCCCCGGTGGGCTATACCGGCGACCTGCGGCACACACCCAATTCGCTTTCCCGGACCCGCCAGGCCATGCTGGACCTGATGGTGCGTTATCCGCAAACCGTGGTTTACTCCCGTTATAATGCCGTGGCCCACACCCACCGCCTGGGGCTGCACGATCTTTACGGCTGCTCCTATCCGCGCCGCAATCCGTCCACCGATGTGGGCCTGGGCCGCTCCTTCCGCCAGTACCGCACGGATCTGGGCTGGGACCGCGAGGCGGCCTGCTGCGTGCCCGATACGGACTGCAGCGATTGCCGCCACTACGCCGCCGGCAGCGCCGTGGTGACCGCGCGCCTTTTTCGCCATGCCACGGATCCGGACACCTTCCGTTCCTGGCTGGACTATGTCGACACCTACCTTGCCGTATGGGTACGCGACTATCCCCGGGGGGCCAATCTAAGCCAGAACCTGGTGTCGCCGCCCGGGTTTGATCTGATCTGA